One genomic window of Magnolia sinica isolate HGM2019 chromosome 3, MsV1, whole genome shotgun sequence includes the following:
- the LOC131240454 gene encoding uncharacterized protein LOC131240454, with amino-acid sequence MFIYTFKEQKLYLVVLNECGYWYFQVGVAELKVAVERSGGLVVLAESFGHSVFKDSLKCIFQSTDYDFGLSFKLQMNLLRGVKRCAQVCVEKVFMSFESTVHKRASEMVWSLFNRNMPLAIELSAIRIVGRSKSELLSQPKHLEVLHMLNSLKLLFPFLSKKVTIKLLPDLYKLLGCHFSPLMRHILDILGVLFEFSRVDIPVSEVDNIIVSLVSHVSYGGENPVDTVMSASALLKTR; translated from the exons ATGTTTATCTATACTTTCAAAGAACAAAAATTATATTTAGTAGTTCTCAATGAATGTGGGTATTGGTACTTTCAGGTAGGTGTTGCAGAACTTAAAGTTGCAGTTGAAAGGAGTGGGGGGTTGGTTGTGCTGGCGGAAAGCTTTGGCCATTCTGTTTTTAAGGATTCTCTCAAATGCATTTTTCAGTCCACTGACTACGACTTTGGTCTATCATTTAA GCTTCAGATGAATTTGTTAAGAGGCGTGAAGAGATGTGCCCAAGTGTGCGTTGAGAAGGTCTTTATGTCTTTCGAATCCACCGTTCATAAGAGGGCAAGCGAAATGGTATGGTCTTTGTTCAATCGTAACATGCCTCTGGCAATTGAACTGAGTGCAATAAGAATTGTTGGCAGATCAAAAAGTGAATTACTGTCTCAACCAAAGCATTTGGAGGTCCTCCATATGCTAAATTCGCTGAAACTTCTTTTCCCTTTTCTCTCAAAGAAAGTCACTATTAAATTGTTGCCGGATTTATATAAGCTCTTGGGTTGCCATTTCTCCCCACTCATGCGGCACATTCTTGATATTCTTGGAgtactttttgaattttcaagagTAGACATTCCTGTATCAGAAGTCGATAACATTATAGTTTCACTTGTATCACATGTATCTTATGGTGGGGAGAATCCAGTAGACACTGTTATGTCTGCATCAGCCTTGTTAAAGACTAGATGA